From the Pedobacter cryoconitis genome, one window contains:
- the mscL gene encoding large conductance mechanosensitive channel protein MscL yields MSFVKEFKEFAIKGNVVDLAVGVIIGGAFGKIVTSMVNDLIMPPISLLIGDKGFVNYYIPLSDKVRAFVAANPTASLEDARKAGPVFAWGNFATEVINFVILAFIIFLMVKAINQLKRKQEEVVVAEPVPTKEEVLLGEIRDLLKTRNI; encoded by the coding sequence ATTTGCCATCAAGGGCAATGTAGTCGACCTGGCAGTCGGTGTGATTATTGGAGGGGCATTCGGTAAGATTGTGACCTCAATGGTTAATGATTTGATTATGCCTCCTATCAGCTTATTAATTGGTGATAAGGGCTTTGTAAATTATTATATCCCTTTAAGTGATAAAGTGAGAGCATTTGTTGCTGCTAACCCTACTGCCTCTCTGGAAGATGCGAGAAAAGCGGGGCCTGTATTTGCATGGGGAAATTTCGCTACAGAAGTGATTAACTTCGTGATTCTGGCGTTCATTATTTTTCTAATGGTAAAAGCAATCAATCAACTGAAACGTAAACAAGAGGAAGTTGTTGTAGCTGAACCAGTTCCAACAAAAGAAGAAGTCTTGTTAGGTGAAATCAGGGATTTACTGAAAACAAGAAATATTTAA